In a single window of the Chondrocystis sp. NIES-4102 genome:
- a CDS encoding metallophosphoesterase: protein MKIGKLILTNLVIFILIAFVIPMTFALGKQPKNPPTDSLLSDPFLQAPTENTVNIVWFTEFAGTEHYIKYGQKLEQQVIAKTTKLSRVREDQQSYINTPPNQSTPRNIWRHEAIATGLIPNQRVPYQVVSIEGKQKISSKVFTLASQPSANSALKILLTSDHQLMPMTTANLSQVVNTIDQIDAVFCAGDLVNIPDRASEWFDDLRGGAFFPSLQGRGNYELEHDGIKTIYHGGEIIQHAPLFTALGNHEVMGRLDANNTLKQEFANSKPRQVAKEFYQQLAFEINPTNDPQLEQDWIKNNSFNTDTYEEIFSLPQSSTGGKRYYATTFGDIHLISLYATNIWRSPGMEAETQGRYKESVKDLNNPNMWAGDGKESVYQDLSKLRIYKPIWKVILERLKSISSKNK, encoded by the coding sequence ATGAAAATAGGTAAACTAATATTGACGAATCTTGTCATCTTTATACTAATTGCTTTTGTTATACCTATGACTTTTGCTTTAGGAAAACAGCCAAAAAACCCTCCAACCGACTCATTATTAAGCGATCCTTTTCTACAAGCACCTACTGAAAATACTGTTAATATCGTTTGGTTTACAGAGTTTGCAGGTACTGAGCATTATATTAAATATGGTCAAAAACTAGAGCAACAAGTAATAGCTAAGACTACAAAATTAAGTCGTGTGCGTGAAGATCAACAGTCGTATATAAATACACCTCCTAATCAATCTACCCCTAGGAATATCTGGCGACATGAAGCGATCGCTACGGGTTTAATTCCTAATCAACGTGTACCTTATCAGGTGGTAAGTATTGAAGGAAAACAGAAGATCAGCAGTAAAGTTTTTACCCTAGCTAGTCAACCCTCAGCCAACAGCGCGTTAAAAATTCTCTTAACCTCCGATCATCAGTTAATGCCGATGACAACAGCTAATTTATCCCAGGTTGTCAACACTATAGATCAGATTGATGCAGTATTTTGTGCAGGAGATTTGGTTAATATCCCAGATCGGGCTTCGGAATGGTTTGACGATCTGCGGGGTGGGGCTTTTTTTCCTAGTTTGCAAGGAAGGGGTAATTATGAATTAGAACATGATGGAATTAAAACTATTTACCACGGTGGGGAAATTATCCAGCACGCCCCTTTATTTACCGCTTTAGGTAATCATGAGGTGATGGGTAGATTAGATGCTAATAATACTCTCAAACAGGAATTTGCTAATTCTAAACCGCGCCAGGTAGCCAAAGAATTTTATCAACAGCTTGCATTTGAAATAAACCCGACAAATGATCCTCAACTAGAACAAGATTGGATTAAAAATAATTCTTTTAATACTGATACTTATGAAGAGATTTTTAGTTTACCCCAAAGTTCGACGGGTGGTAAGCGATATTATGCTACTACTTTTGGAGATATTCACTTAATCTCCCTCTATGCTACTAATATTTGGCGCAGCCCTGGTATGGAGGCGGAAACACAAGGTAGGTATAAGGAAAGTGTCAAGGATTTAAATAATCCTAATATGTGGGCTGGTGATGGTAAGGAAAGTGTTTATCAAGATCTATCTAAATTGCGTATTTATAAACCTATTTGGAAGGTGATTTTAGAGAGGTTAAAAAGTATCTCATCTAAGAATAAATAG
- a CDS encoding putative amino acid efflux protein has translation MLGTHHLSTFLLSSFFLWITPGTDTMYILGRSISQGRQAGFISVLGISSGIVVHTMFAAFGLSTILATSAWAFTIIKIAGAIYLIYLGVQAWLSKSQALYVREVKFGSWQIYRQGLITNVLNPKVAIFFLAFLPQFVDPTAGFGALPFLLLGILFVTGGTLWCLLLARFAAVATNTLRGNYKVANWLERITGCVYIGLGLNLLRGKSQPT, from the coding sequence ATGTTAGGGACTCATCATCTGTCAACTTTTCTACTATCTAGTTTCTTTCTCTGGATTACTCCTGGAACGGATACAATGTATATTCTGGGTCGCAGTATTTCTCAAGGTCGTCAAGCTGGTTTCATCTCTGTATTAGGAATTAGTAGTGGTATTGTAGTTCATACTATGTTTGCTGCATTTGGCTTATCTACAATCTTGGCAACTTCTGCTTGGGCATTTACAATAATTAAGATTGCTGGAGCTATATATTTAATTTATTTGGGTGTTCAAGCCTGGTTAAGCAAGTCTCAAGCTTTATATGTTAGAGAAGTTAAATTCGGTAGCTGGCAAATTTACCGTCAGGGACTTATAACCAATGTTCTTAACCCCAAGGTGGCAATATTTTTTCTGGCTTTTTTGCCTCAATTCGTTGATCCTACAGCAGGTTTTGGTGCATTACCTTTTTTGTTATTGGGTATTTTGTTTGTGACTGGTGGTACGTTATGGTGTTTATTGTTAGCTCGATTTGCTGCCGTTGCAACTAATACTCTTAGAGGAAATTATAAGGTTGCTAATTGGTTAGAGAGAATTACAGGTTGTGTATATATTGGGTTGGGTTTAAATTTATTAAGAGGTAAGTCGCAACCGACCTAG
- a CDS encoding conserved TM helix repeat-containing protein codes for MTQILSNISSLDPLQLAQVNFFNQVQPQLGVDVWGLVKAIIIFIVGWIIATILKAVIKKVLNSTNIDNKIADAVGGRGAGSSRLPIENWIANLFFWLVMLFVIIAALNALQLQAVSSPLNTLLNQITSFIPKILGAAFLLGIAWVVATLVKTIVTRGLGAFNIEQRLGLETVESNDFSLTNTLGNALYWFIFLLFLPAVLNALQLRGTLEPIQEMLNQILATLPNILGAVIIGAIFWFIANIVKRIVTNLLAATGIDNIGRKVGFSNVAGKQSLSSIIGTIVFVLILIPGIISALEQLQIRAISQPATDMLNQVLDLMPKIFAAGVVLAFFYVAGQFVSEFVTNILTNLGFNNVLQWLGISSTAVNTQMPPIGAQPLVTDRPIELGMGTEQPTMIQTGPTVSSKTPSELVGILCLVAIMLIATLTAVDILGIPALTDVFRIILAIAGQVLIGLIVFAIGLYLANLAFNLILASGTNQSRLLAQSARIAIITLVGAMALNRMGIAPNIVNLAFGLILGGIAVAIALAFGLGGREVAREELKSWVNSFKGRRDY; via the coding sequence ATGACTCAAATACTTAGTAATATTTCGTCGCTAGATCCATTGCAATTAGCGCAAGTTAATTTTTTCAATCAAGTTCAACCTCAATTAGGAGTGGACGTTTGGGGCTTAGTCAAAGCGATTATAATCTTTATCGTCGGTTGGATTATTGCTACCATTCTTAAAGCCGTCATCAAGAAAGTTCTCAACAGTACCAATATCGATAATAAGATTGCTGATGCTGTTGGTGGACGAGGGGCAGGCAGTAGTCGTTTGCCCATTGAGAATTGGATAGCCAATTTATTCTTTTGGCTAGTGATGTTGTTTGTAATCATAGCAGCATTGAATGCTCTTCAATTACAAGCAGTATCCAGCCCACTCAATACCTTATTAAATCAGATAACCAGCTTTATTCCCAAAATTTTGGGTGCAGCCTTTTTATTAGGTATAGCTTGGGTAGTAGCCACCTTGGTTAAAACTATTGTAACTAGGGGTTTAGGAGCTTTTAACATCGAGCAACGTCTAGGTTTGGAAACAGTAGAATCAAATGATTTTTCTTTAACCAATACTTTAGGTAATGCGCTGTACTGGTTTATTTTCCTACTATTTCTACCTGCCGTACTAAATGCCCTCCAGTTAAGAGGAACTCTTGAACCTATTCAGGAGATGCTCAATCAAATACTGGCAACCCTACCTAATATTTTAGGGGCGGTAATTATTGGGGCAATTTTCTGGTTTATAGCTAATATAGTTAAGCGCATTGTTACTAATTTATTAGCTGCGACTGGTATAGATAACATTGGGCGCAAAGTAGGGTTTTCTAACGTTGCTGGTAAACAATCCTTATCGTCAATTATTGGCACAATAGTTTTTGTTCTAATTTTAATTCCAGGTATTATCTCTGCCTTAGAACAATTACAAATTAGAGCAATCTCTCAGCCTGCTACGGATATGCTCAATCAAGTCCTAGACTTGATGCCCAAAATCTTTGCTGCGGGTGTTGTATTAGCATTTTTCTATGTGGCTGGGCAATTTGTCTCAGAATTTGTCACAAACATTCTGACTAATCTAGGCTTTAATAACGTCTTGCAGTGGTTAGGAATATCTTCGACTGCTGTTAATACTCAAATGCCTCCTATAGGGGCGCAACCTCTAGTAACAGATAGACCGATAGAATTAGGGATGGGGACAGAACAACCTACCATGATTCAAACAGGTCCTACTGTAAGTTCTAAAACACCTTCAGAACTAGTGGGTATTCTCTGCTTAGTGGCAATCATGTTAATTGCTACTTTGACAGCAGTAGATATATTAGGCATCCCTGCACTAACAGATGTCTTCCGAATTATTTTGGCGATCGCAGGACAGGTTCTTATTGGTTTGATCGTCTTTGCTATTGGTCTTTACTTAGCTAATCTAGCTTTTAATTTGATCTTAGCTTCAGGAACTAATCAATCTCGCCTGCTAGCACAATCTGCTCGAATTGCCATTATAACTTTAGTCGGCGCAATGGCACTCAACCGCATGGGTATAGCACCTAATATTGTCAATTTAGCTTTTGGCTTAATTTTAGGCGGAATTGCTGTAGCGATCGCCCTTGCCTTCGGTTTAGGTGGTCGAGAAGTTGCTCGTGAAGAACTTAAATCTTGGGTTAATTCCTTTAAAGGTAGACGGGATTATTAG
- a CDS encoding single-stranded-DNA-specific exonuclease RecJ produces MLNPKWQLLSSVKAPPEFVTGVQAITGKSKYCAQLLWQRGIQNLESLPGFLNPDLYQPASPFAFGEEMIWAIERLIQARDRSEKVTIWGDFDADGITSTSVLWEGLGQFFPQYLQLDYYIPNRLTESHGLNNSGIAKLAENGTKLLVTCDTGSTNLEEIKYAQELGIDIIVTDHHTLPESRPDVVAIINPRYLATDHPLFSLSGVAVAYKLVEALYTKLPTVPQQPLENLLDLVAIGLIADLVELKADCRYLAQIGIKQLQKQVEPTTTTRPGVAKLLNLCRRNGDRPTDISYGLGPRINAVSRIYGDASFCVELLTSRDQQRCQQLAEEAELANTRRKSLQKETIKQIERKVQQIDLSTTAVIVIEDPQWQGGVLGLAAGQIAQEYGRPTILLSSGDHQNSQEVMARGSARSVNGIDLYQLVKSQANLLHRFGGHPFAAGLSLPLANLELFKESINQQLRQSGSDKTNLTLDVDLEVTVADLGKELFEELRLLEPYGMGNPIPRLLIKNCWFKNVHNKNIEDKRGNKLQYIKTSFTIWDETTNQGFPGLWWEHYQDEIPLEGKCEAIAELDFNTFSKKYEIRLVALRLMSDSNCVRDSLNLTPVIIDRRNDPGELEDLEIPRSQASILQDCPITWDEIEQQYYLAKKSDRTLVLAYNPKESEDPRLVWQQLVGITKYLIRSQKPISKAEIMAKLSLSEATFDLGLQALKAVGFEYKLQDNYYQVAYKDNYLNYDSQNYIDTFILALGEEKFQQQYFYQVPLATIKKQLLINN; encoded by the coding sequence ATGCTCAACCCCAAATGGCAACTACTCTCTAGCGTCAAAGCACCCCCAGAATTTGTTACAGGAGTACAAGCAATTACTGGTAAATCTAAATATTGCGCTCAATTACTGTGGCAAAGAGGAATTCAAAATTTAGAAAGCCTACCAGGATTCTTAAATCCAGATTTATATCAACCTGCTTCCCCGTTTGCTTTTGGAGAAGAGATGATCTGGGCAATTGAGCGTTTAATTCAAGCACGCGATCGCTCTGAGAAGGTTACTATCTGGGGTGATTTTGATGCGGATGGCATTACCTCTACTAGTGTGTTGTGGGAAGGGTTGGGACAGTTTTTTCCTCAATATTTACAGCTAGATTATTATATTCCCAATCGTTTGACTGAATCTCATGGTTTAAATAACTCTGGAATTGCTAAATTGGCAGAAAATGGTACAAAATTACTGGTTACTTGTGATACTGGCAGTACTAATTTAGAAGAGATTAAATACGCCCAAGAATTGGGTATAGATATTATCGTTACCGATCACCATACTTTACCCGAATCTCGCCCTGATGTTGTAGCTATTATTAACCCACGCTATTTAGCAACGGATCATCCTTTATTTAGTCTTTCTGGGGTAGCAGTGGCTTATAAATTAGTTGAAGCACTCTATACAAAGCTTCCGACTGTACCTCAACAACCTTTAGAAAATTTATTAGATTTAGTTGCTATAGGTTTAATTGCAGATTTAGTAGAATTAAAAGCTGATTGTCGCTATCTTGCCCAAATAGGTATCAAACAGCTACAAAAACAAGTTGAACCTACTACTACAACTCGTCCTGGGGTGGCAAAACTCCTTAATTTATGTCGTCGTAATGGCGATCGCCCTACGGATATTTCCTATGGTTTGGGGCCAAGAATTAACGCCGTAAGCCGTATTTATGGTGATGCTAGTTTTTGTGTCGAATTACTTACCAGTCGCGATCAGCAACGTTGTCAACAGTTGGCAGAAGAAGCGGAATTAGCTAATACCCGTCGCAAGTCTCTACAAAAAGAAACCATAAAACAAATTGAGCGCAAAGTTCAACAAATAGATCTCTCTACAACTGCCGTAATTGTTATCGAAGATCCCCAATGGCAAGGTGGAGTATTAGGTCTTGCTGCTGGACAGATTGCCCAAGAATACGGTCGTCCTACAATCTTATTAAGTAGTGGTGATCATCAAAATTCCCAGGAGGTAATGGCAAGGGGATCGGCACGCTCGGTAAACGGTATAGATTTATACCAGTTAGTCAAATCCCAAGCCAATTTATTACATCGTTTTGGTGGACATCCATTTGCTGCGGGGTTGAGTTTACCTTTAGCTAATTTAGAATTATTCAAAGAAAGTATTAATCAACAATTGCGCCAGAGTGGGAGCGATAAGACAAATCTGACCCTTGATGTAGATTTAGAGGTAACAGTCGCCGACTTAGGAAAAGAACTATTTGAAGAATTAAGATTACTTGAACCTTATGGTATGGGTAATCCGATCCCCCGACTACTAATAAAAAATTGCTGGTTTAAAAATGTTCATAATAAAAATATTGAAGATAAACGTGGCAATAAACTTCAATATATCAAAACTAGTTTTACCATTTGGGATGAGACAACCAATCAAGGTTTTCCTGGTTTATGGTGGGAACATTATCAAGATGAAATTCCTCTAGAAGGAAAGTGTGAAGCGATCGCGGAATTAGATTTTAATACTTTTTCTAAAAAATATGAAATCAGATTAGTAGCCCTGCGTTTAATGTCTGATAGTAATTGTGTTCGTGATTCATTAAACCTGACACCTGTAATAATTGACCGACGCAATGATCCTGGGGAATTAGAAGATTTAGAAATACCAAGATCCCAGGCTAGCATTTTGCAAGATTGTCCAATAACTTGGGATGAAATAGAGCAACAATATTATTTAGCAAAAAAGAGCGATCGCACTTTAGTTTTAGCTTATAATCCCAAAGAATCAGAAGATCCTAGATTAGTTTGGCAACAGTTAGTAGGAATTACTAAATATTTAATTCGTAGTCAAAAACCTATAAGTAAAGCCGAAATTATGGCTAAATTATCCCTTAGTGAGGCAACTTTTGATTTAGGATTACAAGCTCTAAAAGCAGTTGGATTTGAGTATAAATTGCAAGATAATTACTATCAAGTTGCTTATAAGGATAATTATCTCAACTACGATTCTCAAAATTATATTGATACATTTATCCTAGCCCTGGGAGAAGAAAAATTTCAACAACAATACTTTTATCAAGTACCTTTAGCAACAATTAAAAAACAACTTTTAATTAATAATTAG